In a single window of the Chondrocystis sp. NIES-4102 genome:
- a CDS encoding aminotransferase class I and II, translated as MSLNWINRAKRLSVLPPYVFARLDELKARAREQGLDLIDLGMGNPDGAAPQPVIDAAIAALQDPSNHGYPPFEGTASFRQAITDWYQRCYGVELDPNSEALPLIGSKEGLGHLAMAYIDPGDLILVPSPSYPAHFRGPLIAGAKIHPINLSAEQNWIIDLSTIPETVAQQAKILYFNYPNNPTTATAPKEFFEEVVKFARHYEILLVHDLCYAELAFDGYQPTSLLEIPGAKEIGVEFHTLSKTYNMAGWRVGFMVGNSDIIQGLRTLKTNLDYGIFSAVQKAAETALQLPDEYIKKVQNRYSQRRDFLIKGLRELGWQISPSKATMYLWIPTPIGKGSTEFALDLLQQTGVVVTPGNAFGDAGEGYVRISLIADCDRLGEAINRFKQAGINYQ; from the coding sequence ATGAGTTTAAATTGGATTAACCGCGCGAAGCGTTTAAGTGTCTTACCGCCCTACGTATTTGCTCGTTTAGATGAATTAAAAGCCCGCGCCAGAGAACAAGGATTAGATTTAATAGATTTAGGTATGGGTAACCCTGATGGTGCTGCCCCTCAACCAGTTATTGATGCTGCGATCGCAGCTTTACAAGACCCTTCCAACCACGGTTATCCACCCTTTGAAGGGACTGCCAGCTTTCGCCAAGCAATTACAGACTGGTATCAAAGATGTTATGGAGTAGAATTAGATCCAAATAGCGAAGCTTTACCATTAATCGGGTCAAAAGAAGGTTTAGGTCATTTAGCAATGGCATATATTGACCCAGGCGATCTTATTTTAGTCCCAAGTCCTTCCTATCCTGCTCATTTTCGCGGTCCATTAATTGCAGGAGCAAAAATTCATCCAATTAATTTATCAGCAGAGCAAAATTGGATAATCGACCTAAGTACTATTCCTGAAACTGTGGCTCAACAAGCCAAGATCCTCTATTTTAATTATCCTAATAATCCTACTACTGCCACTGCACCCAAAGAATTTTTTGAAGAAGTAGTTAAGTTTGCTCGTCATTACGAAATCTTACTCGTCCACGACCTTTGTTATGCAGAATTAGCTTTTGATGGTTATCAACCCACATCTCTATTAGAAATACCAGGAGCAAAAGAAATCGGTGTTGAGTTTCATACCCTATCTAAAACCTATAATATGGCAGGTTGGCGTGTAGGATTTATGGTGGGCAATTCAGATATTATCCAAGGTTTACGCACACTTAAAACTAATTTAGATTATGGTATCTTCTCTGCGGTACAGAAGGCAGCAGAAACAGCTTTGCAATTACCAGATGAATATATTAAAAAAGTACAAAATCGTTATAGTCAAAGAAGAGATTTCTTAATCAAAGGGTTAAGAGAATTAGGATGGCAGATTTCCCCTTCTAAAGCAACCATGTATCTTTGGATTCCAACCCCTATAGGCAAAGGGTCAACAGAATTTGCCCTAGACCTTTTACAGCAAACAGGAGTAGTAGTTACCCCAGGTAACGCTTTTGGAGACGCAGGAGAAGGGTATGTGCGGATTAGTTTAATTGCAGATTGCGATCGCTTAGGAGAAGCAATTAATCGCTTTAAGCAAGCAGGGATTAATTATCAGTAA